CGGGCTCGATCACGATGCTGGTGAGAGGCAGCAGGTTGTAGTCGACGAGCCACTGCACCGCGTTCCCGAGCACCTGCATGACACCGTTCACCAGCCACGCGATCGGGTAGAAGCCCACGATCGCCATGACGAAGCCCCAGATGCCGGCGGAGAACATGTTCACCAGCATCTCGAAGCCGGCCCGGATCTTGCCCTCCCACAGGCTGTCGAGCCACTTCATCGTGTAGGCCGCCAGTGGTGCCAGGATCATCGCGCCGATGAACATGTGCACCTGGTTGAGCGGCTTCTCGCCCTCTGCCAGCGCCGCGTTGAAGTTGGCGACGAGGAGGTCGGAACCTGCGATCGCGCCCATCGTCGCGATCACGGCGACGACGCCGCCGCGGACGCCGTAGACGATGTTGCCGCCGGTGTACGCGATCAGAAGCGGCAGCGCGTAGTGGATGAACGGCCCGACGATCGTCGCGAGGTCGGCATTGGGCAGCCAGCCCACGTCGATGAAGAATGCGGTGAAGATGCCCCACGCGATGAGCGCGGGGATGTTCGGCATGATCATGCCGGACAGGAACGTGCCGAAGCGCTGGACTCCGACCCGCGCCTTGCTTCCGCCACTCGTGGCGGGAACTGACGCCGTTGTCATTGCTGTGTCTCCTTCTGTGAGGTCGCGGCCGCCTGGGCCGCTGTTCGGGCGGATGCCGCGTCGTTCGCGGCGAGGGCAGCCTGGGCGATCTCTCGCGCGTCGTCGAGGCTGTGCTGGAGGAGCGTCGCCCGCACGTCGGCGAGCGCCGTGGGGGCCATCGAGAGACTCGTGGCGCCGAGGCCCACGAGCACGACCGCGAGGAGGGGGTCGGCTGCCGCCTCACCGCAGATGCCCACGGGCTTGCGGTTGGTGCGGCCGGCGTCACCGACCTCGCGGATGAGGCGCAGCACCGCGGGGTGCCACGGATCCTGGAACGAGGCCACCGAGCCGAGCAGCCGGTCGGCGGCCATCGTGTACTGCGTCAGGTCGTTCGTGCCGATCGACGCGAAGTCGGCGTAGGCGAGGATCCGGTCGGCCAGAAGAGCGGAGGACGGAACCTCGACCATCACGCCGGCGGTCTTGATGCCGTAGTCGCGGGCGAGGTCGGTGAAGTAGGTCGATTCCTCGACGGTGGCGACCATCGGGGCCATGACCCAGAGATCGGCATCGGTGGCGGCATCCGCTTCGGCCAGCGCGGTCAGCTGCTCGCGCAGGATGTCCTCGCTCGCGCGGAGGGCGCGGATGCCCCGGAGCCCGAGCGCGGGGTTCTCCTCGTGCGCATCGTTGAGGAACGCGAGCGGCTTGTCGGCGCCCGCGTCGAGCACGCGCACGACGACCTTCTTGCCGGGGAATGCCGCCAGGAGCTTCGTGTACGACTCGCGCTGCTGCTCGACCGTGGGCGCCTGGCTCGCGCTCAGGAACAGGAACTCGGTGCGGAACAGGCCCACGCCTTCGGCGCCGAGCGCCACCGCATCCGCTGCGCCGTCGGGATTGCCGAGGTTCGCCAGCAGCGGGATCGGCGTGCCGTCGGCAAGCGCGCCGTCCGTGATCGGGGCCGTAGCCGCCGCGGCCCGGTCGGCCGCGCGGTTGTGCGCCCGCTCCAGCTCGTCAGGGGTCGGCTCGGTCGTCACGACGCCGGCCGCCGCATCCACGATCACCGTCTCGCCGTCTCGAAGGCCGGTCGCGGCGACTGCGCCCACCACGGCGACGATCGACTTCTCGCGAGCGAGGATCGCCGTGTGCGAGGTCGGGCCGCCGTCGGTCGTCACGAGCG
This window of the Microbacterium sp. SSM24 genome carries:
- the ptsP gene encoding phosphoenolpyruvate--protein phosphotransferase, with translation MTELRGVGIGLGVAQGPVARMSEPLPAPSDAPSTLSADEEKTRVSDAVAAVARELEARGAEAGGAAQDVLEAQAMMAEDPSLADEVNARLAQGKTGEFAVFDAFASFRDQLTAIGGYLGERAADLDDVAQRVIARLRGVPAPGVPDPGHPFVLVAKDLAPADTALLDLDKVLALVTTDGGPTSHTAILAREKSIVAVVGAVAATGLRDGETVIVDAAAGVVTTEPTPDELERAHNRAADRAAAATAPITDGALADGTPIPLLANLGNPDGAADAVALGAEGVGLFRTEFLFLSASQAPTVEQQRESYTKLLAAFPGKKVVVRVLDAGADKPLAFLNDAHEENPALGLRGIRALRASEDILREQLTALAEADAATDADLWVMAPMVATVEESTYFTDLARDYGIKTAGVMVEVPSSALLADRILAYADFASIGTNDLTQYTMAADRLLGSVASFQDPWHPAVLRLIREVGDAGRTNRKPVGICGEAAADPLLAVVLVGLGATSLSMAPTALADVRATLLQHSLDDAREIAQAALAANDAASARTAAQAAATSQKETQQ